From a single bacterium genomic region:
- a CDS encoding DUF58 domain-containing protein, whose product MTDSRTLRFMTPRNLLLLAFSFGLYTGIVLRNPQLLFVGIVAGLVLGRSVWQAATLLRSVRVTRRHTPRAFEGQFVPVELDVESGGTVPQSLVLVEDHFTPGAARVPHLIERPLVGDFRVTIHYWGECVHHRDLYVVGPVRLIAWDDLGLFRRTVTLEEFTELLVYPTAVDLRMTEVLGEGTLRHVGVETMPRAGQSEEFIGLREYRIGDSPSAIHWRSTARTGNLMVKEFQEERSTQVTFFLDLGRMGLTGLGDQTSVEYGIKATASLAKRAIEKTHAVQVFAIGEKTEHIPPGSGTRHLIVVLDRLAFLRSSGEADFAGSVRRYLPFVAPGGTAVLVLGATTIDPNAVAPLIAAMRQRKILPLIVLIDDRAFVKIYQEQETRHLEAMSMEETVEFLTLLGARVHVVTKARTLEQALVQGLDRSYFGNDAELVGF is encoded by the coding sequence ATGACCGACTCCCGCACGCTGCGCTTCATGACGCCCCGGAACCTTCTGCTGCTGGCCTTTTCTTTTGGTCTGTACACGGGGATCGTCCTGCGGAATCCCCAGCTCCTCTTTGTGGGGATCGTGGCGGGACTGGTGCTCGGGCGCAGCGTCTGGCAGGCGGCCACACTGCTGCGCTCGGTTCGCGTTACGCGGCGCCACACGCCCCGGGCCTTCGAGGGCCAATTCGTCCCCGTTGAGCTGGACGTCGAAAGCGGAGGCACCGTTCCGCAGTCGCTCGTTCTGGTGGAGGATCACTTCACACCTGGCGCCGCGCGCGTGCCCCACCTGATCGAGCGCCCTCTCGTCGGCGACTTCCGCGTGACCATCCACTATTGGGGCGAGTGCGTTCATCACCGCGATCTGTACGTCGTCGGCCCGGTGCGTCTGATCGCCTGGGACGATCTGGGCCTGTTCCGCCGGACGGTCACGCTCGAAGAATTCACCGAACTGCTCGTCTATCCGACCGCCGTGGACCTGCGAATGACCGAGGTGCTGGGGGAGGGAACGCTCCGCCACGTGGGTGTTGAGACGATGCCGCGCGCCGGCCAGAGCGAGGAATTCATCGGCCTGCGGGAGTACCGCATCGGCGACTCTCCCAGCGCGATCCACTGGCGCTCGACGGCTCGAACCGGAAATTTGATGGTGAAGGAGTTCCAGGAGGAGCGCAGCACGCAGGTGACCTTCTTCCTCGATCTGGGCCGCATGGGTCTGACTGGCCTTGGAGACCAGACATCAGTGGAGTACGGCATCAAGGCCACCGCCAGCCTGGCCAAGCGCGCCATTGAGAAGACGCATGCCGTCCAGGTCTTCGCTATCGGCGAGAAGACCGAGCACATCCCGCCCGGCAGCGGCACGCGTCACCTGATCGTGGTGCTGGATCGGCTGGCCTTCCTGCGTTCCTCCGGAGAAGCGGATTTCGCTGGATCCGTGCGCCGGTATCTTCCGTTTGTCGCGCCGGGCGGCACGGCGGTTCTTGTGCTCGGTGCCACCACGATTGATCCCAATGCCGTGGCGCCGCTGATCGCGGCGATGCGCCAGCGCAAAATCCTCCCGCTGATCGTGCTCATCGACGATCGAGCGTTCGTAAAGATTTACCAGGAGCAGGAAACCCGTCACCTCGAGGCCATGAGCATGGAGGAGACGGTAGAGTTCCTCACGTTACTTGGGGCCCGCGTCCATGTTGTGACGAAGGCCCGAACCCTCGAGCAGGCGCTCGTCCAGGGACTTGACAGGAGTTACTTCGGCAATGATGCGGAGTTGGTCGGATTCTGA
- a CDS encoding TIR domain-containing protein → MSDAFQYDVFISHSSQDKSIVRPLAERLRDDGLSVWFDEWEIGLADSIPSKIEHGLEHSRVLIFCMSANAFGSDWARLESYTFRFRDPLNKERRFIPLRLDDAPIKGSLGQFLYADWRSANREEEYMRLANACRPPSAGRGAWGASIEDEPAVELRSLGHTEPVWSVSWSPDGRRAISGSVDNTIRLWDVDSGRCLRVMEGHTERVGSVSWSPDGRRAISGSVDNTIRLWDVDSGRCLRVMEGHTERVGSVSWSPDGRRAISGSVDNTIRLWDVDSGRCLRVMEGHTE, encoded by the coding sequence ATGTCGGATGCTTTCCAGTACGACGTCTTCATCAGCCACAGCTCACAGGACAAATCAATCGTTCGCCCCCTGGCAGAGCGCCTTCGGGATGATGGCTTGAGTGTGTGGTTTGACGAATGGGAGATCGGTCTGGCGGATAGCATTCCATCCAAGATCGAGCATGGGCTGGAGCATTCGCGGGTTCTGATATTCTGTATGTCGGCCAACGCGTTTGGGTCGGATTGGGCTCGATTAGAATCCTATACGTTTCGCTTCCGTGATCCACTGAACAAGGAACGGCGATTCATCCCGCTACGACTCGACGATGCGCCGATCAAGGGGTCATTGGGGCAATTTCTGTATGCTGATTGGCGCAGTGCGAACCGCGAAGAGGAATACATGCGCCTCGCCAATGCCTGCCGCCCGCCATCGGCTGGACGGGGCGCGTGGGGTGCATCGATCGAAGATGAGCCCGCTGTCGAATTGCGATCTCTGGGGCACACGGAACCCGTCTGGAGCGTCTCGTGGAGCCCTGATGGACGCCGCGCCATTTCCGGCTCCGTTGACAACACCATCCGCCTTTGGGATGTCGACTCGGGCCGCTGCCTCCGCGTCATGGAAGGCCACACGGAACGCGTCGGGAGCGTCTCGTGGAGCCCTGATGGACGCCGCGCCATTTCCGGCTCCGTTGACAACACCATCCGCCTTTGGGATGTCGACTCGGGCCGCTGCCTCCGCGTCATGGAAGGCCACACGGAACGCGTCGGGAGCGTCTCGTGGAGCCCTGATGGACGCCGCGCCATTTCCGGCTCCGTTGACAACACCATCCGCCTTTGGGATGTCGACTCGGGCCGCTGCCTCCGCGTCATGGAAGGCCACACGGAAC
- a CDS encoding vitamin B12-dependent ribonucleotide reductase, translating into MKISRRFTRTGQDPYAGIPFKSASSRIVNPDGSVVFEAKDVQVPEHWSQIAVDIMAQKYFRKAGVPVATRPVSEKDVPTWLQRHVPDDKRLADLPANQHTAGENDTRAVFHRLAGCWTYWGWKHGYFDTEEDARAYYDENCHMLAKQMAAPNSPQWFNTGLHWAYGITGPAQGHHYVDPKSSKSMRSKSAYERPQPHACFIQSVSDDLVNEGGIMDLWTREARVFKYGSGTGSNFSKLRAEGEALSGGGKSSGLMSFLKIGDRAAGAIKSGGTTRRAAKMVVLDVDHPDIEQFVNWKVHEEQKVAALVLGSKLCRKHLNEIMTSCHEPGDASLNGNRFDPRANQRLKKAAREAARAGVPQNYIQRVIQLARQGYKGIEFDEYDTDWNSEAYYTVSGQNSNNSVRVTNAFLQAVDSDSDWNLVERVKGEPRKTLKARELWQQIAYAAWSCADPGLQYDTTINEWHTCPNSGRINASNPCSEYMFLDDTACNLASLNLMKFIDEKTGRFRIEDFRHACRIWTITLEISVLMAQFPSKRIAELSYEFRTLGLGYANLGTLLMVLGIPYNSPEATAICGAVTALMTGVSYAASAEMAGEMGTFPGYEKNRDAMLRVIRNHRRAAHSAPAADYEGLTIKPMAIDPEYCPADLLDSARKAWDEALRLGEEHGYRNAQTTVIAPTGTIGLLMDCDTTGIEPDFALVKFKKLAGGGYFKIINQSVPRALTRLGYSEEQAKRIIDYARGTLTLEGAPHVNPAALREKGFTAEMIDAVEKQAASAFELGFIFNKWTLGEENCRHHLGFTDEQLNDWSFNMLEALGFTREEIDEANDYVCGRMTIEGAPDLKEEHLAVFDCANKCGKYGKRFLDYPSHIRMMAAAQPFISGAISKTINMPNDALVEDIGDAYMMSWKLMLKANALYRDGSKLSQPLSSVSDLMEDLDDEEEIEEAVRTVEIPKIAERVVHRYLSRRRRMPLRRSGYTQKATIGPHKVYLRTGEYEDGTLGEIFIDMHKEGAAFRSLMNCFAIAVSLGLQHGVPLEKFVNAFVFTRFEPSGSVRGNPYIKRSTSIIDYIFRELAISYLNRYDLAHVSPEELRHDALQNEAAEYDDEEVVSERIVDARESQKLRGQRHRPPRSEHMLPFPPEVKTAASSETPVSRSGSGSGSGSSSGAAAADTVAPSPRLAPAPAPAPAPATATATITREEQVRIARLKGYEGDPCPNCYSFTLVRNGTCLKCDTCGGTTGCS; encoded by the coding sequence ATGAAAATCAGTCGCCGATTCACGAGGACCGGTCAGGATCCCTATGCCGGTATCCCGTTCAAGTCGGCCTCCTCCCGAATCGTCAATCCGGACGGTTCGGTGGTGTTCGAGGCCAAGGACGTTCAGGTCCCGGAGCACTGGAGCCAGATCGCCGTAGATATCATGGCGCAGAAGTACTTCCGCAAGGCGGGCGTCCCGGTGGCGACGCGGCCCGTCTCGGAGAAGGACGTCCCGACCTGGCTGCAGCGCCACGTGCCGGACGACAAGCGCCTGGCGGACCTGCCCGCCAACCAGCACACGGCTGGCGAGAACGACACTCGCGCCGTGTTCCACCGTCTGGCGGGCTGCTGGACGTATTGGGGCTGGAAGCACGGCTACTTCGACACCGAAGAAGATGCCCGCGCGTACTACGATGAGAACTGCCACATGCTGGCGAAGCAGATGGCGGCTCCGAACAGCCCGCAGTGGTTCAACACGGGCCTGCACTGGGCCTACGGCATCACAGGACCGGCGCAGGGACATCACTACGTCGATCCGAAGTCCAGCAAGTCCATGCGCAGCAAGTCGGCCTACGAACGGCCTCAGCCGCACGCATGCTTCATCCAGTCCGTTTCCGACGATCTGGTGAACGAAGGCGGCATTATGGATCTGTGGACGCGCGAGGCGCGCGTCTTCAAGTACGGCAGCGGCACGGGAAGTAACTTCTCGAAGCTGCGCGCCGAGGGCGAGGCGCTCTCCGGCGGCGGCAAGTCCAGCGGCCTGATGAGTTTCCTGAAAATCGGCGACCGCGCAGCCGGCGCCATCAAGAGCGGCGGCACGACGCGGCGCGCGGCAAAGATGGTCGTTCTCGACGTCGATCATCCGGACATCGAGCAGTTCGTGAACTGGAAGGTTCACGAGGAGCAGAAGGTGGCCGCGCTGGTCCTGGGGTCGAAGCTGTGCCGCAAGCACCTGAACGAAATCATGACGTCTTGCCACGAGCCGGGCGATGCGAGCCTGAACGGCAATCGTTTCGATCCGCGCGCGAACCAGCGTCTGAAGAAGGCGGCGCGCGAAGCGGCTCGCGCGGGCGTTCCCCAGAATTACATCCAGCGCGTGATCCAACTGGCCCGCCAGGGCTATAAGGGCATCGAATTCGACGAATACGATACCGACTGGAACAGCGAAGCGTACTACACGGTCAGCGGCCAGAACTCGAACAACTCGGTGCGCGTGACGAATGCGTTCCTGCAGGCCGTCGACAGCGACAGCGATTGGAACCTGGTCGAGCGCGTGAAGGGCGAGCCCCGCAAGACGCTGAAGGCGCGCGAATTGTGGCAGCAGATTGCCTACGCGGCGTGGAGTTGCGCGGATCCGGGCCTGCAGTACGACACGACGATCAACGAATGGCACACGTGCCCGAACAGCGGCCGGATCAACGCCAGCAACCCGTGCAGCGAATACATGTTCCTGGACGACACGGCGTGCAACCTCGCGTCGCTGAACCTGATGAAATTCATCGATGAGAAAACGGGACGTTTCCGCATCGAGGACTTCCGTCATGCCTGCCGAATCTGGACGATCACGCTGGAGATCAGCGTGCTGATGGCGCAGTTCCCGAGCAAGCGCATCGCGGAGTTGAGCTACGAGTTCCGCACGCTCGGCCTGGGCTACGCGAACCTCGGCACGCTGCTGATGGTGCTGGGCATTCCGTACAACAGCCCCGAGGCCACGGCGATCTGCGGCGCGGTGACGGCGCTGATGACGGGCGTTTCGTATGCCGCCAGCGCCGAGATGGCCGGCGAAATGGGGACGTTCCCGGGCTACGAGAAGAATCGCGATGCGATGTTGCGCGTGATTCGCAACCATCGTCGCGCCGCGCACAGCGCGCCGGCAGCGGACTACGAAGGCCTCACGATCAAGCCGATGGCGATCGATCCGGAGTATTGCCCCGCGGACCTGCTGGATTCGGCTCGCAAGGCTTGGGATGAGGCGCTGCGGCTCGGCGAAGAGCACGGCTATCGCAATGCGCAGACGACGGTGATCGCACCAACCGGAACGATCGGTCTGCTGATGGATTGCGATACGACCGGCATCGAGCCGGACTTCGCGCTGGTGAAGTTCAAGAAGCTGGCCGGCGGCGGCTACTTCAAGATCATCAACCAGAGCGTGCCCCGCGCGCTGACGCGGCTGGGCTACTCGGAGGAGCAGGCCAAGCGCATCATCGATTACGCGCGTGGAACGTTGACGCTGGAAGGCGCGCCGCATGTCAACCCGGCGGCGCTGCGCGAGAAGGGCTTCACCGCCGAGATGATCGATGCGGTGGAGAAGCAGGCGGCGAGCGCGTTCGAGTTGGGCTTCATTTTCAACAAGTGGACGCTCGGCGAAGAGAATTGCCGCCACCACCTGGGCTTCACCGACGAGCAGTTGAACGATTGGTCCTTCAACATGCTCGAGGCGTTGGGCTTCACGCGCGAAGAGATCGACGAAGCAAACGATTACGTCTGCGGCCGGATGACGATCGAAGGCGCGCCGGATCTGAAGGAAGAGCATCTGGCCGTGTTCGACTGCGCGAACAAGTGCGGCAAGTACGGCAAGCGCTTCCTGGATTACCCGTCGCACATTCGAATGATGGCCGCGGCCCAGCCGTTCATCAGCGGCGCGATCAGCAAGACGATCAACATGCCGAACGATGCGCTGGTCGAAGACATCGGCGACGCGTACATGATGTCGTGGAAGCTGATGCTTAAAGCCAACGCGCTCTATCGCGACGGCTCGAAGCTGAGCCAACCTTTGAGCTCGGTTTCCGATCTGATGGAAGACCTGGACGATGAAGAAGAAATCGAAGAGGCGGTTCGGACAGTCGAGATTCCGAAGATTGCCGAACGCGTTGTGCATCGCTACCTGTCGCGACGCCGGCGCATGCCTCTGAGACGCAGCGGCTATACGCAGAAGGCCACCATCGGCCCGCATAAGGTGTACTTGCGCACCGGCGAGTACGAAGACGGGACGCTGGGCGAGATCTTCATCGACATGCACAAGGAAGGCGCGGCGTTCCGCTCGCTGATGAACTGCTTCGCCATCGCCGTGTCGCTGGGTCTGCAGCACGGTGTGCCGCTGGAGAAATTCGTGAACGCGTTTGTGTTCACGCGATTCGAACCGAGTGGATCGGTGCGGGGAAATCCGTACATCAAACGCTCCACATCAATCATCGACTACATTTTCCGCGAGTTGGCGATCAGCTATCTGAATCGCTACGACCTCGCCCATGTTTCGCCGGAAGAGCTGCGGCACGATGCGCTGCAGAACGAAGCGGCGGAATACGACGACGAGGAAGTAGTGAGCGAACGGATCGTCGACGCGCGGGAGTCCCAAAAACTCCGCGGCCAGCGGCACCGTCCACCCCGTAGCGAACACATGCTCCCGTTCCCGCCCGAGGTAAAGACGGCCGCAAGCTCCGAGACGCCCGTTTCCCGCTCCGGTTCTGGTTCCGGTTCCGGCAGCTCTTCGGGTGCCGCGGCCGCGGATACTGTCGCACCGTCCCCGCGCCTTGCTCCGGCTCCAGCTCCTGCACCTGCACCTGCTACTGCCACAGCGACCATCACCCGCGAGGAGCAAGTACGTATCGCCCGGCTGAAAGGCTACGAAGGCGACCCGTGCCCGAACTGCTACTCGTTCACTCTCGTGCGTAACGGTACCTGTCTCAAGTGCGACACCTGCGGTGGGACAACGGGGTGCAGTTGA
- the ftsY gene encoding signal recognition particle-docking protein FtsY, which produces MAKEPEAPEEPAEEEVPAAAASEEKASWFKRLSSRLGKTRKGLYDRVRSVVGLSGKLDEETIEEIEAILIQSDVAVETTQKIIDRMRAAMRSRDKEGSKESTVILDVFKEAIQDLIISGSTGFEPKRPEEGPYVVMIVGVNGVGKTTTIAKMAKRCTDVGLKTMLVAGDTFRAAAVEQLEEWARRIGCEFVKAAPNSDAAALCFDAMNKAKTREMDVVFIDTAGRLHTKSTLMAELGKIDRVIDKQLPGAPHETLLVIDATTGQNVIQQVKTFKAAVDISGLVMTKLDGTAKGGILITLLDMFKIPVTLIGVGEQAEDLRDFDPEQFAHALFADEPTK; this is translated from the coding sequence ATCGCCAAAGAGCCGGAGGCACCCGAGGAGCCGGCGGAGGAAGAAGTCCCCGCCGCCGCTGCGTCCGAGGAAAAAGCCTCCTGGTTCAAGCGCCTCTCCAGCCGCCTCGGCAAGACGCGCAAGGGCCTCTATGATCGCGTCCGCAGTGTCGTCGGCCTTTCCGGCAAGCTGGATGAAGAAACGATCGAAGAGATCGAAGCGATTCTGATCCAGAGCGACGTTGCCGTCGAAACAACTCAGAAGATCATCGATCGCATGCGGGCCGCCATGCGGTCGCGCGACAAGGAGGGTTCGAAGGAATCCACCGTCATTCTCGATGTTTTCAAAGAAGCCATTCAGGATCTGATCATCTCCGGCTCGACCGGTTTTGAACCGAAGCGCCCGGAGGAAGGTCCCTACGTCGTGATGATCGTTGGCGTGAACGGTGTTGGAAAAACGACGACGATTGCGAAGATGGCAAAGCGCTGCACCGACGTCGGTCTGAAGACGATGCTTGTTGCCGGCGACACCTTCCGTGCTGCTGCCGTCGAGCAACTCGAAGAATGGGCACGGCGCATTGGTTGCGAATTCGTGAAGGCCGCTCCGAACAGCGACGCCGCGGCACTGTGTTTCGATGCGATGAACAAAGCAAAAACGCGGGAGATGGACGTCGTCTTCATCGACACCGCCGGGCGCCTGCACACGAAGTCGACCCTGATGGCCGAACTCGGCAAGATCGATCGCGTGATCGACAAGCAACTCCCCGGCGCGCCGCACGAGACGTTGCTGGTAATCGATGCAACCACAGGACAGAACGTGATTCAGCAGGTGAAGACCTTCAAGGCCGCCGTCGATATCAGTGGCCTGGTCATGACAAAGCTCGATGGCACGGCAAAGGGCGGCATCCTGATCACACTGCTTGATATGTTTAAGATCCCCGTCACGCTGATCGGCGTCGGCGAGCAGGCCGAAGACCTTCGCGATTTCGATCCCGAGCAGTTCGCGCACGCGCTGTTCGCGGATGAGCCCACAAAATGA
- a CDS encoding serine hydrolase — protein MVRQVLMLTLGIGVFLLVATAAQAQDDAPALAGHWEGAVEVPGMELKSMLDFEYEDDAWTGTIDIPAQNAKDLPLANISFDDGKAVFSIEGVPGDPTFEGKIAENGESMSGDFTQGGQTFPFSLTKGENRVAKAQEALDGFDDVVTQALEDFNAPGIGIGVVVDGELIIAKGYGLRDIDGELPVTEETLFPIGSSTKAFTAFTMATLVDDGDVDWDAPVAQYIPGFKLYDEYATAHITPRDLLTHRSGLPRHDLMWYNKQDIPRKEMVRRLRFLEPNKELREVWQYNNLMFMTAGYVIEQVTGQTWEEAVRERVLDPLGMKATNFSVKETQARDNHATPYIEDDDELKSVAYRPIDVMGPAGSINSNVVEMANWLRVLLGSGKFNDETILPVTEFSELISQQMVISGAPQESWASPSSYAMGWFTDTYAGHYRVSHGGNIDGFSALVTFYPNDDLGIVALSNKNADPLPELLSREIADCVLKIESKKWLKEALKNREKFKDIVKEAEERKDEFRVPDTDPSHSMTEYAGEYMHPGYGTIEIDEKDGALQMIMNGMTMPLEHWHYDVFQVAEVPDELIPEGLKVQFRTSVRGSVSGLAAELEPMVSAIQFEKQADSSMSDPDYLKRLTGEYELAGQTFTVSLKNDHITLYVPGQPEYVLQPIENNEFSIEEATGFSVKFTLPEEGSATEVTFIQPNGVFTAERKEKDKDEE, from the coding sequence ATGGTTCGACAAGTCCTTATGCTGACATTGGGGATTGGGGTTTTTCTGTTGGTCGCGACGGCGGCTCAGGCCCAAGACGATGCGCCGGCGCTCGCAGGCCATTGGGAGGGCGCCGTCGAAGTGCCCGGGATGGAACTCAAGTCCATGCTGGATTTTGAGTACGAGGACGATGCCTGGACGGGGACGATCGATATCCCGGCTCAGAACGCCAAGGATCTTCCCCTGGCGAATATCTCCTTCGATGATGGAAAAGCCGTTTTCTCAATCGAAGGCGTTCCCGGCGATCCGACGTTTGAAGGCAAAATCGCTGAGAATGGCGAATCGATGTCCGGCGATTTCACGCAGGGCGGGCAGACGTTTCCGTTCTCGCTGACGAAGGGCGAGAACAGAGTTGCCAAGGCACAGGAAGCCCTCGATGGCTTCGACGATGTCGTGACCCAGGCGCTGGAAGATTTCAATGCTCCGGGAATCGGAATCGGTGTCGTCGTCGATGGAGAACTGATCATCGCGAAGGGCTATGGCCTGCGAGACATCGATGGCGAGTTGCCGGTGACGGAAGAGACACTCTTCCCGATCGGTTCCTCGACGAAGGCCTTCACGGCTTTCACGATGGCGACACTCGTGGACGATGGCGATGTCGACTGGGATGCGCCTGTTGCCCAGTACATCCCTGGATTCAAGTTGTACGACGAATACGCGACGGCGCACATCACGCCGCGCGATTTGCTGACGCATCGCAGCGGCCTGCCTCGCCACGATCTGATGTGGTACAACAAGCAGGACATCCCGCGCAAAGAGATGGTGCGTCGGCTGCGCTTCCTGGAGCCGAACAAGGAACTGCGTGAAGTGTGGCAGTATAACAACCTGATGTTCATGACTGCCGGCTACGTGATCGAGCAGGTTACGGGGCAGACGTGGGAAGAGGCCGTCCGTGAACGCGTGCTCGATCCGCTTGGGATGAAGGCGACGAATTTCTCGGTCAAGGAAACGCAGGCGCGCGATAATCACGCAACGCCATACATCGAAGATGACGATGAACTGAAGTCCGTGGCCTATCGTCCGATCGACGTGATGGGACCGGCCGGATCGATCAATTCGAATGTCGTCGAGATGGCGAATTGGCTGAGAGTCTTGCTTGGGTCAGGCAAATTCAATGATGAGACGATCCTCCCCGTGACTGAGTTCAGTGAACTCATCTCGCAGCAGATGGTTATTTCTGGGGCTCCACAGGAATCGTGGGCATCTCCGAGCTCCTACGCGATGGGCTGGTTCACTGACACGTACGCAGGGCACTATCGCGTGTCGCACGGCGGAAACATCGATGGCTTCTCGGCACTCGTCACGTTCTATCCGAACGACGATCTCGGCATCGTTGCTCTATCGAACAAGAACGCCGATCCGCTACCGGAATTGCTGTCGCGCGAGATCGCCGACTGCGTGCTGAAGATCGAATCGAAGAAATGGCTGAAGGAAGCGCTGAAGAATCGCGAGAAGTTTAAGGACATCGTGAAGGAAGCCGAGGAGCGCAAAGACGAGTTCCGGGTTCCGGATACAGACCCCTCGCATTCGATGACGGAATACGCCGGGGAATACATGCACCCGGGCTACGGGACGATCGAGATCGACGAGAAGGACGGCGCCCTGCAGATGATCATGAATGGCATGACGATGCCGCTGGAGCACTGGCACTACGATGTGTTCCAGGTCGCGGAAGTGCCCGACGAGTTGATTCCGGAAGGACTGAAGGTGCAGTTCCGAACCAGCGTCCGCGGCAGCGTCTCAGGGCTGGCGGCGGAACTCGAGCCGATGGTCTCGGCCATCCAATTCGAGAAGCAGGCGGACAGTAGCATGTCCGATCCGGATTACCTGAAGCGACTGACGGGCGAGTATGAACTGGCGGGACAAACGTTCACTGTTTCGCTGAAGAACGATCACATCACTCTGTATGTGCCCGGACAGCCCGAGTACGTCCTGCAACCGATCGAGAACAACGAGTTCAGTATCGAAGAAGCAACGGGCTTCAGCGTGAAGTTCACGCTCCCCGAAGAAGGCTCTGCGACGGAAGTCACGTTCATTCAACCGAACGGCGTGTTTACAGCGGAGAGGAAAGAGAAGGACAAAGACGAGGAGTAG
- a CDS encoding site-specific DNA-methyltransferase, which yields MSDFQIEHSDALAAAAEHQPGSFTMIYLDPPFFTGKKWKGKEAGDFADTWRRDIGSYVDYLGERIAAMKPLLNDRGSLFLHLDWRAVHYMKVRCDEIFGAKRFINEIIWSYRSGGGTKNRYGRKHDTILWYAAGRHPLFNDDEARVPYDAVIAKKRAHLFDDRGKVSGDVLDINRPPNHAKEWTGWPTQKPLALLEWLVKVHTRPGDLVGDFFCGSGTTLLAAIRHGRRAWGCDASADAVEIARGRLMAESDESSH from the coding sequence ATGAGCGACTTCCAGATCGAGCATTCTGACGCCCTTGCCGCCGCTGCCGAGCACCAGCCGGGCAGCTTCACAATGATCTACCTCGATCCGCCCTTCTTCACCGGTAAGAAATGGAAGGGCAAGGAGGCTGGCGACTTCGCCGACACTTGGCGGCGAGACATCGGCAGCTACGTCGATTACCTGGGCGAACGAATCGCCGCCATGAAGCCTCTCCTCAACGACCGAGGATCCTTGTTCCTCCATCTCGACTGGCGCGCCGTGCATTACATGAAGGTGCGTTGCGACGAGATCTTTGGCGCAAAGCGCTTCATCAACGAAATCATCTGGTCCTATCGCTCCGGCGGTGGGACAAAGAATCGGTACGGGCGAAAGCACGATACCATCCTCTGGTACGCGGCCGGTCGACATCCCCTCTTCAACGACGACGAAGCGCGCGTGCCGTACGACGCCGTGATTGCAAAGAAGCGCGCCCACCTCTTCGATGACCGCGGAAAGGTCAGCGGCGACGTGCTCGACATCAATCGTCCGCCGAATCACGCCAAGGAATGGACCGGCTGGCCGACGCAGAAGCCGCTGGCTCTGCTGGAGTGGCTGGTCAAGGTCCACACCCGGCCGGGCGACCTTGTCGGAGACTTCTTCTGCGGCAGTGGCACCACGCTGCTCGCCGCCATCCGCCATGGCCGCCGCGCCTGGGGCTGCGACGCCTCGGCCGACGCCGTGGAAATCGCCCGCGGGCGGCTGATGGCCGAATCCGACGAATCCTCTCATTGA